In the genome of Propionispora vibrioides, the window CATAGGAGGGAAATGAATATGAGCTATAAAGCCGTTCTATTTGATTTAGACGGAACCTTATTGAATACACTGGACGATTTAGCCAACTCAATGAATGCGGTCCTGGCCAGGCAGGGGTTTCCCGTGCATGACACCGAAAAATACAAGTGTTTTATCGGTAATGGTATGGAAAGACTGGTAAAGCGGGTATTGCCTGCCGGGCAAGAAGAAAACAAGGATATGGTAGCATGCTGCCTGCAAGGACTGCATGAGGAATACGGCCGTCGCTGGCATGAAAAGACCTGCCCTTATCCGGGAATTGAAGAACTGCTTGCGGCATTATCGGCGAAAGGACTCCGCCTGTCGGTACTGTCCAATAAGGCCGACTCTTTTACCAAAGTGATTATTGAGCATTACTTTGGCAGCACCCGCTTTGATTTTGTCTACGGTGCCAGAGACGGGGTGCCGAAGAAACCTGATCCCGGGGCAGCCCTGGAAATTGTCAAGCTGTCCGGCATCGAACCGGCAGAATATCTATATCTCGGCGATTCTGGCGTAGATATGCAAACAGCCACCGCCGCCGGTATGTATGCTGTCGGCGCCACCTGGGGTTTCCGCGAGGAACCGGAATTGCGGGAAAACGGAGCCAAAATAGTGATTTGCCAGCCGGGTGAGCTGTTAAAGCTGATATAGGAAAAACGGTTGGAGATCAAGATGAATAGAAAAGATTGCAACTTAGCTGACAATGAGGTCAGGAAGGTTGCAATCTTTTTTATGTTTTGGCATTGTCGGAGATTTCTTTTTCAGGAGTTGGTATTCTTTAGGTCAGTCATTGTTTGAGTATTTATAATCTTTCCACAAAAATGTCTGGAATTTATGGACATCAATTAGTATTTCCAAACAATATCCGTGTTGCTAAAATAACAATGAGTTAAGAATTTCAATGTAAAAATGTAAAGAGGTGGCGATGATGGAAAACTTAACAGTGCGCGAAACAAAAATCGTTACTTTTTTAGCAAAATCCGAAGGATATGTTTCGGCCAACACTTTGGCTGATTTCTTAAAGGTCTCGCCCAAAACCATTTATCGCGATATTGTATCAATAAAGAAAAAGGTCGGCAACGAAAACCTTATCAAGCAAAGTCAAGGTAAAGGTTTGCAAATGGATGTATCTTCTTTAAATGCGATTAGCCGTGACCATCTGAACCGGCAGAAAAGCGTATTGGGCATGAGTGTTGGTGAACGCAGAAAGCATTTATTGATTTTGTTATTACTTCAATCTCCACAGGAATCGTCAATAAAAAATCTATCGGAGTATTATTATGTGGGCAATGCTTCTATTGTGAATGATTTGAAGAGTATTGAACCGCAATTGGACTTATATCATTTACAGCTGATTCGTTCCCATAAGGGGACTTATATAGAAGGCAAAGAGAAAAACATCCGTAAGCTGTTAATGAATATTCTTGAATATATGCCGGTATCTTTTCAGGAAAACGCTTACTTGGATAGAGAAAACTATCATTATATATTTAAAGAATTTCCTAAGGAAGATTTTGATTTTATCGGACAGGTGTTAAAAGCTGTGGAAAATATGCTGGGTGCGACGATTAAAGATCCATATTACATTAATATTTTTACTCATCTGGTAATTTTGATTAAACGGTTACGTAACGGCAGTTTTAAAGCGAATTATGAAGTGCTCCACGAAAAGGATATGGAAATAAAAAACGAGCAGATATTTCGGGTTGCCCAATATGTCATCTCTCGGATAGACCAATATATTGAGCTGAAGGTACCGGATATTGAAGTGTTTTATATATATCAGTATTTTACCTCCTGCGGGATTGAGGCAAGAGAAAACTTCATCATTGGAGTAACCAATGAAAACTCGAAAGAAAAGGAATTAACCTGCCAGTTAATTGAGGATGCTTCTAATACGCTGCAGGTCGATTTTAGAAAAGACAGCGCGTTGCAGCAAAATTTGTTTCTGCACATGTGCTCTTTGCTAAAAAGAGTGCAATACGATATTTCGATCAGCAATCCTTTGTTGCCGGACATAAAAAAAGAGTTTCCGGTCATGTTTGAAATTGTCAAACACAGTTTCATTAAACAAAAGAAATTGCCCATTTTGCATAAAATCAGTGATGACGAGATTAGTTACATTGTAGTTTACTTTCAGGCATCGCTGGAAAAGCAATCATCGGTGAAACGGGTGTTGATTGTCTGTTCATCGGGAATAGGCACTTCGCATTTACTTAAGACCAGAGTTAAAAATGCTTTTCCCCAATGGGAGATTGTAAATACAGTGTCTGCCAATCACATTGCGCAAGTTTTGCAGGAAGAAAAAATAGATTTTATTTTAACGACTATCCATATTAATTTATCGCAGAATATCCCTATCGTTTTAGTCAGTGCGCTGTTTAATGAAATTGATATATTGAAAGTAAAGAATGCGGTGTCTGCCAATCCATAGGGACATTTATATACCAATCAAAATATAGAACCAAAAGGAGCTGAAGGAAAAGTGCAAATTGACAGCATTTTAAATGAAAATCTGATTGATCTGGACATGCATGTTACGACAAAGGATGAAGCGATCTGCCAGCTTACCCATAGACTTTATAAAGAAGGGAAAGTAAAGCAGGAGGAAGTTTTTATCAAAGATGTTTACTTGCGGGAAGCGGAAGGAAAAACAGGCATTGGCGGACACATTGCCATTCCCCATGGCAAATCTGACGCGGTGATAATCACTTCTATCGCTGTAGGCAGGACCCAAAATGATCTGAGTTGGGAAACACCCGATAATCTGCCAGTGAACTTTGTGATCTTATTTGCTGTAAGAAATGTCGATAAAACAACTGTCCACCTAAAATTACTGTCTCAGGTAGCCACTGCTTTGGCAGATGACGATATCTTGCATAAATTATTAACTACGCAGGACAAAAAGGAAGTGATTCAGTTGCTGTCACAAAATATGCAATGAGCGAAAGACCCGCGCTGGCCGGATAAGCCGGCTGGCTGGTGGCGACTAAGCAGGAACGCCGGTGTTTTTCCTGCAAATTACAATTATGAGGAGTTTACATTATGCTAATGAACATGAAAGATATGCTGGAAGTAGCCCAGAAACATCAATTCGCCGTACCTGCTTTTAATGCCGGTACCGGTCAACTGCTAACGGCTATGATGGAGAGTGCCGAAGAAAAACAAGCTCCTGTCATTATGGCCATTCATCCGGATGAGTTGCGGTTTCTACGGGACAGTTTTGTGGCCAGCGTTATTGACGAAGCCAATCATAGTAAAGTACCGCTGGTACTGCATTTGGATCATGGCGCGTCGGTAGCCGATTGTATTCATGCCATTCAATTAGGTTTTACCTCGGTCATGATTGATGGCTCGCATCTGCCGTTTGAAGAAAACATTGCGTTAACCAAACAGGTGGTAGAATTGTCCCATGCCTGCGGTGTCTCGGTAGAAGGAGAGTTGGGAACGATCGGGCAAACCGGCAATTCTATTGAAAAGGGATCGACCGAAATTATCTATACCAATCCGGAGGATGCGCAGGAGTTTGTCGAAAAGACCGGTGTCGATTCGCTGGCTGTGGCTATCGGCACGGCACATGGCATTTATCCGAAAGGGTTTGTTCCTAAATTGAGACTGGACCTGATTACTGAGATTAGAAATAAAGTGCAAATTCCGCTGGTTCTGCACGGCGGATCAAGTAATTCAGATAAGGAAATTGCTGAATCGGTAAAGCTGGGAATTGCCAAGATTAATATTTCCAGTGATATCAAATTCAGTTTTATGACGGCGCTGCAGCAGTATTTGAACGAGAAAGGTTTCGAGCGGGAACCTAACGTGATTTATCCTTCTTGCATTCGTGCTTGCCGTGACACGATAGAAGATAAAATGGCCCTATTCAATGCACTGGATAAAGTGAAGTATTATAAATAGACGGTCATGGATAAGTGATTAGAATAAAAGCAGACTTTGAAGATTGAATATTTAAAATATTCGGTTTATTAAGCGTGCCATCATAAGCAGGAGAGAGGGAATGAAATGAAAATTATTGGCGTGGCAGCGTGTGTGGCAGGTATTGCCCACACCTACATTGCAAGAGAAAAATTGATGAAGGCGGCGGCCAGGGCAGGCCATGACATCCATATGGAAACTCAGGGTACGATTGGGACAGAGCATGCCTTAACACCGGAACAAATTAAAGCGGCCGATATTGTGATTCTGGCCATTGATATCAAGATTAAGGATAAAGAACGTTTTAACGGAAAAAAGATCATCGAGGTCCCTACTGAAGTTGTCGTGCATTCGGCCAATGCGTTAATTAAAAAAATGGA includes:
- a CDS encoding ketose-bisphosphate aldolase, with protein sequence MLMNMKDMLEVAQKHQFAVPAFNAGTGQLLTAMMESAEEKQAPVIMAIHPDELRFLRDSFVASVIDEANHSKVPLVLHLDHGASVADCIHAIQLGFTSVMIDGSHLPFEENIALTKQVVELSHACGVSVEGELGTIGQTGNSIEKGSTEIIYTNPEDAQEFVEKTGVDSLAVAIGTAHGIYPKGFVPKLRLDLITEIRNKVQIPLVLHGGSSNSDKEIAESVKLGIAKINISSDIKFSFMTALQQYLNEKGFEREPNVIYPSCIRACRDTIEDKMALFNALDKVKYYK
- a CDS encoding HAD family hydrolase, with amino-acid sequence MSYKAVLFDLDGTLLNTLDDLANSMNAVLARQGFPVHDTEKYKCFIGNGMERLVKRVLPAGQEENKDMVACCLQGLHEEYGRRWHEKTCPYPGIEELLAALSAKGLRLSVLSNKADSFTKVIIEHYFGSTRFDFVYGARDGVPKKPDPGAALEIVKLSGIEPAEYLYLGDSGVDMQTATAAGMYAVGATWGFREEPELRENGAKIVICQPGELLKLI
- a CDS encoding PTS fructose transporter subunit IIB — protein: MKIIGVAACVAGIAHTYIAREKLMKAAARAGHDIHMETQGTIGTEHALTPEQIKAADIVILAIDIKIKDKERFNGKKIIEVPTEVVVHSANALIKKMEEIVK
- a CDS encoding BglG family transcription antiterminator, with product MMENLTVRETKIVTFLAKSEGYVSANTLADFLKVSPKTIYRDIVSIKKKVGNENLIKQSQGKGLQMDVSSLNAISRDHLNRQKSVLGMSVGERRKHLLILLLLQSPQESSIKNLSEYYYVGNASIVNDLKSIEPQLDLYHLQLIRSHKGTYIEGKEKNIRKLLMNILEYMPVSFQENAYLDRENYHYIFKEFPKEDFDFIGQVLKAVENMLGATIKDPYYINIFTHLVILIKRLRNGSFKANYEVLHEKDMEIKNEQIFRVAQYVISRIDQYIELKVPDIEVFYIYQYFTSCGIEARENFIIGVTNENSKEKELTCQLIEDASNTLQVDFRKDSALQQNLFLHMCSLLKRVQYDISISNPLLPDIKKEFPVMFEIVKHSFIKQKKLPILHKISDDEISYIVVYFQASLEKQSSVKRVLIVCSSGIGTSHLLKTRVKNAFPQWEIVNTVSANHIAQVLQEEKIDFILTTIHINLSQNIPIVLVSALFNEIDILKVKNAVSANP
- a CDS encoding PTS sugar transporter subunit IIA, which produces MQIDSILNENLIDLDMHVTTKDEAICQLTHRLYKEGKVKQEEVFIKDVYLREAEGKTGIGGHIAIPHGKSDAVIITSIAVGRTQNDLSWETPDNLPVNFVILFAVRNVDKTTVHLKLLSQVATALADDDILHKLLTTQDKKEVIQLLSQNMQ